A window of Candidatus Melainabacteria bacterium RIFOXYA2_FULL_32_9 contains these coding sequences:
- a CDS encoding 4-hydroxythreonine-4-phosphate dehydrogenase PdxA — MIKYKKIAITIGDPTGIGPEIIIKSINSLDIPAKEYILIGNKEIFHKVSSKINQPLPDNLDIIDIPCDISKISAGQPNIESGKLSYLALKKACQLAQNNEIRAIVTAPLSKEAINMAGYHYSGQTEILQDYLGNKNEQAEMLFVARDFRVLLLTRHIPLKDVPQALTQDKIINTILALNKSLTKDFNTIKPRLAVCGLNPHAGENGLLGTEEQEIIIPAINKLKEKYNINIEGPFPADTMWNKAAKPYIEENPQPYQAYVACYHDQGLIPIKLLAMDFTVNMTINLPIIRTSPSHGTAFDIASKNIANYNSMKEAIDLAYSISV, encoded by the coding sequence ATGATAAAATACAAAAAAATAGCTATAACTATAGGTGATCCAACAGGAATTGGCCCTGAAATTATCATAAAATCTATTAATTCATTAGATATACCTGCTAAAGAATATATTTTAATAGGTAATAAAGAAATATTCCATAAAGTATCATCTAAGATTAATCAACCATTACCAGATAACCTGGATATCATTGATATTCCGTGTGATATTTCTAAAATCTCAGCAGGACAACCAAATATAGAAAGTGGTAAACTATCTTATTTAGCACTTAAGAAAGCCTGTCAACTTGCTCAAAATAATGAAATAAGAGCTATAGTAACAGCTCCTTTATCAAAAGAAGCGATAAACATGGCAGGGTATCACTATTCAGGACAAACTGAGATTCTGCAAGATTATTTAGGAAATAAAAATGAACAGGCAGAAATGCTTTTTGTTGCCAGAGATTTCAGAGTATTGCTATTAACCAGACACATACCTCTAAAAGATGTACCTCAAGCTTTAACTCAGGATAAAATCATTAACACGATTCTGGCCCTAAATAAATCGCTTACAAAAGACTTTAATACAATAAAACCAAGATTAGCAGTATGCGGATTAAATCCTCATGCAGGAGAAAACGGTCTTTTAGGGACTGAAGAGCAAGAAATAATAATTCCTGCAATAAATAAGCTAAAAGAAAAATACAATATTAATATAGAAGGTCCATTTCCAGCTGATACTATGTGGAACAAAGCTGCTAAACCTTATATTGAAGAAAATCCACAACCATATCAGGCCTATGTCGCTTGTTATCATGATCAGGGATTAATACCAATAAAGCTCTTAGCAATGGATTTCACAGTAAATATGACTATTAATTTGCCTATTATAAGAACATCGCCAAGCCATGGAACTGCTTTTGACATAGCCAGCAAAAATATCGCCAATTACAATAGTATGAAAGAAGCAATTGATCTGGCATATAGCATAAGCGTTTAA